Within the Drosophila melanogaster chromosome 3R genome, the region CAGCTACTCCGCCACTCCCGCTCCCAGTCCCACTCCCGCTTCCTCCCCCGCTGGCAGCCGACGTGCGCGTGGCCGCcgtcgccgtcgtcgtcgtcatcaggGTGGTACTGGTTgtggtgctgttgctggtggtgggTCTGCCGCGTCTATTCTATTGCTACCGGCGATTGATCAGCCCGTTAGGAGGCGCCTGTTGGCTAGCCGTATGCATCAGCTCTAGCTCGACCAGCAGTGGGAAGTGATCAGAGGGTATATGCGGATGTGGGCATCCAACAACCTTATTCTCGCGCAGCCAATCATTGGAGACAGGACCCAGCAGGCCCAGCGGCACCATGCCCGTCTTCGTGTAGAAAATGTAGTCGATGATGCCCTTAAAATCGAACGTATAGTTGGTGTGCGGCATTATGTCCTCGTTGTAGGCGGAGGCTAGCTTGAACGAGTGCGTAAACTCGTTGGTGTCGTTCGAGAGCAGCCGCTGCAGGCAGGACTTGTAGCCCATGTCCTTGAAGTCCAAATGATCCATGGAAACGCGGCCCTTGCCGAGAAACTCCACAACGCCTGAATCGGGTAGCGAGTTGAAGTCACcgcacagcagcagctggacaGCATTGGAGTCGTTCTTGTGACCAGGTCGGAAACTGTGGCTCGCCTCGTCGATGATCGTCTTCAACTCATTGCTAAGCATCATCGTCTGGATGAGCTTGACGTCGCAGAACTCAGGGTCCCAGTGTATGTGCGCCGTGCAGACGAGCAGCGGCTGCGAGATCTGCGTCACCTCGGACATCGGCTCCCATGCGTTCTCCTTCACCTTGAGCAGTGCGGCCAGACCGATGTTATCCTTAGGCATTACGCGGTTCAGCATGTTGTCGGAGCCCTCGGCATTGGCCATTGCCAGCTGATTGAACTCGATCAATGATTCCTTGATCAGCGTAAACCTGTTTATTAAGATCGCTGCATAAGTTTATCATTGAAATAGGGATTGACATGTGTACTCACTTGGACGCCCTGAAGAATATCGCACAGCCATCGACGTACTTCCTCTCCAGCTCGGACATAGTCTTAGCACGCGACTTCGGTGAGAAGATTCCCTCGTACCCATCGTTCTTGAGTTCCGGCAGGAAGAAGTGATAGAATTGCTCCGTTTCGATCTCCTGCAGACTGATAATGTCCGCTGCATAGTGCCGTATCTCGTCGATAATCGACTTTTTTCGGTACTCCCAGCATAGCGCCCACGACGGACAGTATCCGTACATTTGTCGCGTCGCGTACTTGTCGCAGAGCACATTATAGCACATGACCGTAAAAATGCCTACGGGTGTGGAAAAGTATTAATTAATGCTTTCTATGAAACCAGTGCATTCTTAAGCGTAAAATTTGAAAGGCAACAACTTAATTGGCGGAGGTATCGCTTTTGCAGaagttattttttaattttaagagcattattaatttaataaacaatctGCTTAAATTACTCTCAAATACTTATTACTGCTAAAAGACTTGTCGATGGAAAAGCGTCTTGTTTAGCTATCTAGGGCAACTGCAATTTTGCTGGCTAATAGAAAATTCTTGTCGGCCATTAGGCTTTAATTACAACTTACAGGCTGGTCGCGTTTTGTTGGGCTTGGCCAGTGGCAGCCAGGGCCTCTGGGGCGGTGGATTCACGGTAACTGCAAAGATAAAACATAAAAAGAGAAGCGGATGTGCGGTTAGTAAGTTGCGCGAGTGAAAATGCCAAGTGTCAAGAGATTATTATGAAACTAGCACCCGCACACACTAGCACTCCGTATCGGCTACCCCACTGACACACTCATTGCTGCACTGGCTCCATCCACGTTCTCCCACAACCACTTATCTACTCCCCGTAGAAATCCCCATGCCGTCCGTCCACTGGGTGCAGATTGCAAGCGGTGAAAGTGACATGCACAAGCAATCAAATTGCTTCCGCCTTTGGGTTGCCCCAGCGCAAAAGCGGCACCACCAGTTCAAGTCAGGTGGTTATTCGCTTTTTGCATAAACCGCTGAAGTGCCGAAGTGATGTTGGTTCAAAGGTACTCGTACTTAGGATTTAGGTACACATAACTAATTGTTaactttttgatttctttttttatcaCCAAGCCATACTCTTTCATATTAGGCTACAAGTAGTCTTGTATAAAGGACTATTGTATAAAGGATCAAGGTTCTGAAGATATTGTGGAATGAATACCCCAACCAAGTGTGCAAAAAAGTCACTGGTGCTGCGGGAACCACTTACTACTACGTGATGAGGTAGCATTGCTTGCTTGCCGTCTGGGACATGTGCTCCTCCAGCTGAGAGGAGCATGCTGCGGTGTGGCGAAACCGATCTGCGACGGCTGCAGCAGGTAAGCATAATAGGAACGATATTggagctgctgttgctgcggatGGCGCTGATGATGCGGATGATGCGGCGGTTGATGTGGGTGGTTCAgatggtgctggtggtgcaggTGGTGCGGGTGGTGCGGTTTGAAATTCTTGCGAGCCACACCCGCGCCACCGTTTCTCGAATTGGTAGCCGTGACTGGGCCGTTGCTTACAACATTGTGCCGCAGCAAAGGGCGCCACGGCTTGCAAACGAACTGGGTGCACCGCTCGGCGATACAGCGATACAGTGGCAGTGGGAATGTGGAACCTAATCTCTCCGATGGCCAGCGGTTCGGACTCCTCTCTGACGCTATGAACACGAAGCGGTAGCTGGGGGGCTCTGGgcgatttgttttgctttgtttcGCAGACTTGTTGattgtttttgcatttcttttttcccTCTGGTAATTTTGTGCAAGCGGTGACGCCGACTAAAAACTTtcactttttaataaattttgtaaattttttttttttaataattttgctTTTGTCTGCgccttgttttgtttttggttatgtttctttatatatatatattttttttttgctttttttgtttttttattttttatttttgccgaCTACATTAACACAGCtttgattgcattttaattgtgcaATTCGTGTTTAGGACTCAGCACTCTTATTGCTctttaattatgcaaatggtTATTTAATGGAAACGGCACACAAAATTACAGAAGACGACGAAAATGAGTCACCGAAATGAGAAATGGTTGAAAAGGCAACGTAACGCGTGTACTTGAATGATCGTTGTGTGTGAAGCACAAGTATAAACTAAACTGCTTGAATTACAAAACTCCAAAACGAAAGACTCTGACAGCGAACTCAATGTCAActtttgtttgcaaataaATAGCATCCCCAAGTGGGGCTGCTCATCAcagtcatcatcatcatcatcatcgcggGTTAAAGGTGTTCGGTTCGGTAGCTTGGGTTAAGTTATGAAACTTTTACCCGCCGACTTCAAAACACCCACGCACCCACTCGAAACACCAATGTTAAGCCGCCGCCGAGTGGGTCGCATGGTAAATAATTTCACCGAATTTGTGAGTGATTACCCCATGGACAGGTGTAACAAAAGACAAACGCACATCGGAAACACTTTTCAAAACAAAGCGTTCAAcgaaatttgaaaacaaatttgttcAGCCAGCGAAGCGTGCCACAGTTTTTAGCGGCTTGCGGGTAAAGATGGATTTGCTGTTTGCTGGCACAAATGTGTGCATTTGGTATGGGGAAGTGTTGCTGTGGAAAGTCACAACCTATATTAGTAACAAGCCAGTGAAATGTATACATTATTTTagcatttcatttatttgacTTTAACTTACACATCTTATCAGTTCATAAATCATAAGATTATAGTTCATTGTTTGTATTAATTCAGATACTAACACTTAATAttgattttactttttatataATGGCTATTTTACGCCTACTTAATAAATACTTTGTATCACAGTTCTCATTGCcgaaataaaagtgaaaacgAAACCTGTTTCTCTAAACTCCCGAATGGTAATTGAAAGATGTTTGTTTGGTGCTCTACTTTTTGGCACGTTATTCTGTGGGCTTTCTGCTGTCAGATGTTAATTTGCTTGGCAAAGTAGTATCATGACTTTATGTTGGGAAAGCACAATTGTAATTTATTCCCAATCATCTACGGACTGTGCACAGCACATTCTCCGATCCTTTCCTTAATCCACCAGCTCGATCGCTCGATTGGTCATAAATTTTCAAACGTCGCACAATCAAGATTATTTACTGCCTAATGGATGCATATCAATTATGTTTACTCTCTCTTGACACGGTTAACTCAAAGTTGCAATTCAATGGTTCAATATTCGTCTCGCAGCCAGATGTCACGCCATGTCGTGTCGGCCTACTATACACCTCCTTCAATCCTCCAAATCCTCCCAATCCCATTCATCCATCGAGGCTCCtctcaccaccaccacccacccacctgGAGCAACGACAACGGCACCACCTTTCCCCTGGATCTTCATTTTTGGAGTCCCTCCGCGGGCGCCATTAGAAAGCCCTTTCTATCCGAAAAGTTTTCATGGTCGCTGCTTGCAgcatttgaaaacaaaaagcaacgaaatgaaatacaaTAGCGAAGCAgcagtggaaaaaaaaagccaaagacaacaaacaaaagttcGAAAGGCAAAAACCCAAGTGAGCGTATCGAAAAAGAAagtgaaattcaaattgaaatttggtGCGATTAAAAACGCCAAGAGGCCAATATGCAGAGCCTGTTTTGTAAGTGAGTGTGTATTGGATTGGCCAAGCCAACGATTTCGTATGCACAACACGTTGGCAAATGGACGCGATGGATACGAGGAGGTGGACAACTACTCCGGCGGAGTTGTGGCGAGCTGGAGGCTAGGCCAAGCCAGGCATGGTCCGCTCCGcttcaaatagaaaacaaaagtCAACTCGCCACTTGCCACACTTCTGCGAGCACTGCAATTAGATAACTTGTTTCATTTGcaccagttttttttttttcgcagcagcaccagcaattGACTGCCAATGTTCAATGGCGTTCAGCAAtcgcaagttgcaagttgcaaagTTGCTGCTGATTGCCAGTTTCTGACTGGTATGGGTTGGTTGTCAGTCCACTTTAGTCGCCTTCGCCatcgatgcgatgcgatgcttCCACTCAAGACAATCTGGCATTAAAATCATAATAATGAAACACAATTTAAGGTGCACTTCAGGCACTCCACACACAGCCAAGAAACTACAAATGGGGTCAAATTAATAGCGGAGTCTCCTAACTACTGTGTCTTCATTAAggcaataataattaatatttgctGCAAGAATGAGACGGTGCTTAGTAAACCAGTTAAGAAATTAAATACTAGAGAGATCCAAAACAAAATGCTGCCTTTTAGCCTCCATTAAAGCACAAGTCACAcgatatatatacaaaattttttttttttttttgggtgccaTTTGTAATCGCTATTCTTTTGGCCCCAGCTGTGGGTTCAGTTCACTTGCATATGTGCGTGTAAGAAACCAGTTGGACAGCATTTGTCGCTGCATTTCTTGCCGGGTTTCACACAGATCGTGCCCGAACGTGAGCGCCATATTCAAAAGACTCCAATTGTGCTGCGTCACAtggaaaatcaattgaaaatgtGCGCGCACAGTGATTATGCACAGGCAAGCGGATGACGAGTGGCAACAGCCGCTGCAGAGGAGCACCCCATCTCCACCAGCACCACCGCAGGCAGCTCCATCAGCATTTGGATTCGCAGACTCGCGTGGGCTTTCTTTCCATGAACCAAGACACAGAAGACacaccacaaaaaaaaaaaaaacctctaACGATTagtataaaaatcaaattgattttgattattgTTGATTCTATGAAGTGCATTTAGGGAAATTATCTGTAATTACAATGGGAAAGAGTTGTTTGGTTGCATAGCACCAATGTTGGGAATACACCTTCTTGGCTGCATGATAAGACTTTCGCTATAATAGGGCGAAACACATATTGTACTCATTTTTTTCCCCAGTGCActgggtggcagtggcagcatCTTCGTAGGAGGCAGCGACTGCCTCACGCGATCCAACGGCCAACAATGCCACACGCTGCTTGGTTacgtttatttttctttcgctGATCCACTTTTAAATCTTTGCGCGCACTCGCAGTCGCAGCAGTCAGATACTTTCTCTCTCCCGCAGTTGGAAAGCGGCGACGAGACAACTGCCTACTGAACACTGCCTTCTGCCTTCAGCCTTCAGCCTGCCTCCTGCTGGCATTGACACAGCCTGTAATGGGCCatccaaaccaaaccaatccAATCCCAGCCAGCTAGCCAGCTAGCCATCTACCAAGCCCCAAAGACAAAATCCAGGGGCTGGTCTCACAATCCATTCATAGTTGACCAACAAAAGATCAACTATAATTAGAAACCTTAACTACTGAACGCCAAGTGCTACTGCTCATACTTGAGGAAATGCAACTATAATACAGTTCATTATTCAAATAAACGGAATACCAATTAAAAGCAGTAATAAATTTCTTtattacaataaataaatctataCATGCAGAGCAGGCAGGCATTAATCTTACTCTTAACAGATAGGCAGCATTTAAAAATAGCACAATACCAAAACCGTTGAATATCTGAACAACCAAATATATTTACTCGTAAATTTAGTAAATTTGGTTAAGATTGCCAAATTTTAAAGGGGAAATCTCTGTTTTCTAACATTTCACCATGCGAAGAACTAATAAATTAATccattttaaactttttctcCCGAAGACGTTGAGATGTACTAGTTAAACTTATATATTGGCTAAGTAAGTTTCTTTCAGCGAAATGAAGTGCTAAAACTCGTGGGGTCTTCAATTAAGAATAGCTTCTTAAATACTTGAAATGACTGTGTAGAGAAATCGCAGCCATGATGcatggttttttgtttttttgtttttttttttctccttttgcCTCTTCACATCGAGAGGTCTTAAGCAGGAAATACTTgattttttcccagtgcagtTCGGCCCATTCCCTGGCCATTAAACTTTCTAACCATTTGCACTTCCTTTTACGCAACAACAACCTTGATAAGCCCAAAAAGCCAGGCCAAAACTGAGACAACCGGcaaacgaaaacgaaaccaaagCGAAATGGAAACAGCCTGTAAGCTTACTTCCGCatttaaaacaataacaataaaggCGAAGCGACCAGgcgaaaaagaagaaaaaaaaaacatttccgATTTCTG harbors:
- the twin gene encoding twin, isoform F, with the protein product MKGNHYKMSRNKDKYDSANRRQQIFLSQEDIAAGKKTNWSGLEITGCVRNISPSLWEFEHLTALYLNDNQLLRLPADVGMLTSLRTLDLSSNKLRSLPAELGELIQLRELLLNNNFLRVLPYEIGKLFHLVILGLMGNPLQKEFMNIYNEPNGTQKLLTYMLDNLSFTVNPPPQRPWLPLAKPNKTRPACIFTVMCYNVLCDKYATRQMYGYCPSWALCWEYRKKSIIDEIRHYAADIISLQEIETEQFYHFFLPELKNDGYEGIFSPKSRAKTMSELERKYVDGCAIFFRASKFTLIKESLIEFNQLAMANAEGSDNMLNRVMPKDNIGLAALLKVKENAWEPMSEVTQISQPLLVCTAHIHWDPEFCDVKLIQTMMLSNELKTIIDEASHSFRPGHKNDSNAVQLLLCGDFNSLPDSGVVEFLGKGRVSMDHLDFKDMGYKSCLQRLLSNDTNEFTHSFKLASAYNEDIMPHTNYTFDFKGIIDYIFYTKTGMVPLGLLGPVSNDWLRENKVVGCPHPHIPSDHFPLLVELELMHTASQQAPPNGLINRR
- the twin gene encoding twin, isoform C; protein product: MCIFKKRDAYHQAVIMKGNHYKMSRNKDKYDSANRRQQIFLSQEDIAAGKKTNWSGLEITGCVRNISPSLWEFEHLTALYLNDNQLLRLPADVGMLTSLRTLDLSSNKLRSLPAELGELIQLRELLLNNNFLRVLPYEIGKLFHLVILGLMGNPLQKEFMNIYNEPNGTQKLLTYMLDNLSFTVNPPPQRPWLPLAKPNKTRPACIFTVMCYNVLCDKYATRQMYGYCPSWALCWEYRKKSIIDEIRHYAADIISLQEIETEQFYHFFLPELKNDGYEGIFSPKSRAKTMSELERKYVDGCAIFFRASKFTLIKESLIEFNQLAMANAEGSDNMLNRVMPKDNIGLAALLKVKENAWEPMSEVTQISQPLLVCTAHIHWDPEFCDVKLIQTMMLSNELKTIIDEASHSFRPGHKNDSNAVQLLLCGDFNSLPDSGVVEFLGKGRVSMDHLDFKDMGYKSCLQRLLSNDTNEFTHSFKLASAYNEDIMPHTNYTFDFKGIIDYIFYTKTGMVPLGLLGPVSNDWLRENKVVGCPHPHIPSDHFPLLVELELMHTASQQAPPNGLINRR
- the twin gene encoding twin, isoform B, yielding MSRNKDKYDSANRRQQIFLSQEDIAAGKKTNWSGLEITGCVRNISPSLWEFEHLTALYLNDNQLLRLPADVGMLTSLRTLDLSSNKLRSLPAELGELIQLRELLLNNNFLRVLPYEIGKLFHLVILGLMGNPLQKEFMNIYNEPNGTQKLLTYMLDNLSFTVNPPPQRPWLPLAKPNKTRPACIFTVMCYNVLCDKYATRQMYGYCPSWALCWEYRKKSIIDEIRHYAADIISLQEIETEQFYHFFLPELKNDGYEGIFSPKSRAKTMSELERKYVDGCAIFFRASKFTLIKESLIEFNQLAMANAEGSDNMLNRVMPKDNIGLAALLKVKENAWEPMSEVTQISQPLLVCTAHIHWDPEFCDVKLIQTMMLSNELKTIIDEASHSFRPGHKNDSNAVQLLLCGDFNSLPDSGVVEFLGKGRVSMDHLDFKDMGYKSCLQRLLSNDTNEFTHSFKLASAYNEDIMPHTNYTFDFKGIIDYIFYTKTGMVPLGLLGPVSNDWLRENKVVGCPHPHIPSDHFPLLVELELMHTASQQAPPNGLINRR
- the twin gene encoding twin, isoform D, whose product is MCYNVLCDKYATRQMYGYCPSWALCWEYRKKSIIDEIRHYAADIISLQEIETEQFYHFFLPELKNDGYEGIFSPKSRAKTMSELERKYVDGCAIFFRASKFTLIKESLIEFNQLAMANAEGSDNMLNRVMPKDNIGLAALLKVKENAWEPMSEVTQISQPLLVCTAHIHWDPEFCDVKLIQTMMLSNELKTIIDEASHSFRPGHKNDSNAVQLLLCGDFNSLPDSGVVEFLGKGRVSMDHLDFKDMGYKSCLQRLLSNDTNEFTHSFKLASAYNEDIMPHTNYTFDFKGIIDYIFYTKTGMVPLGLLGPVSNDWLRENKVVGCPHPHIPSDHFPLLVELELMHTASQQAPPNGLINRR